A window of Hydrogenophilus thermoluteolus genomic DNA:
GTCGCGAGTACCGCGGCGTTGGCGGTATTGCTGCAAGAGGGGATCGGCGATACGATTCGCGTCTCGCTCACCCCCGCGCCTGGGGAACCGCGCACGCAAGAGGTGGTGGTTGCGCAACAGATCGTGCAGTCCTTGGGTCTGCGGGCGTTTGCCCCGACGGTGACGGCGTGTCCGGGGTGCGGCCGCACGACGTCGACCTTTTTCCAAGAGTTGGCGCAGCGTACCGAAGCGTTTTTGCGCGAGCGCATGCCCGAATGGCGACAGCAGTTCGACGGGGTGGAACAACTGAGCGTTGCGGTGATGGGGTGCGTCGTCAATGGTCCGGGAGAGTCGCGGCACGCCCATATCGGCATTTCGCTGCCCGGCACCGGTGAGGCCCCAGCAGCGCCCGTTTTCATGGACGGAGAGAAGGTGGCCACGTTGCGCGGCGACCGGATCGCCGAAGAATTTTTGGCGCTGATCGAGCACTACGTGACCACCCGTTTTGTGAAGAAAGGATGAGATGAGCCAGAAAGGGATCCGCGGTGTTCGCGGCATGAACGACATCCTGCCGCCCGAATCGTTGCTTTGGAACGAATTCGAGGCGCTGGTGCACTCATGGGCGGCAGCCTACGGCTATCGGCCGCTGCGCACGCCGATCGTCGAGCAGACGGCACTCTTCAAGCGGGCGATCGGCGAGGTGACCGATATCGTCGAAAAAGAGATGTACGCCTTCGAGGATGCACTCAACGGCGAGCACCTCACGTTACGGCCGGAGGGAACCGCGGGGTGCGTGCGCGCCGCGATCGAACACAATCTGTTGCACCAGGGGCCGCAGCGCCTGTACTACTGGGGCCCGATGTTTCGCCATGAACGGCCGCAGAAAGGGCGCTACCGGCAGTTTCACCAGATCGGCGTCGAAGCGTTGGGCTTTGCCGACCCCGAGATCGATGCGGAATTGATCGTGATGGGGGCGCGGCTTTGGGACGATTTGGGAATCACCGACGTTCGGCTCGAAATCAACTCGCTAGGGGATCCGGAAGAGCGCGCGGCGCACCGCGAAGCGCTGGTCGCCTATTTCACCGCGCACCAGGACGAATTGGACGAGGATTCCCGTCGTCGGCTCTCTCGCAACCCGCTGCGCATTCTGGACAGTAAAAACCCCGCGATGCAGCCCCTCATCGAAGAGGCGCCGCGGTTGTTGGACTATCTGGGGGCCGAGACGCGCGCCCATTTCGACGCGGTGTTGGCGCTGATCGAAGCGGCGGGTATTCCCTACCGGATCAACCCGCGGCTGGTTCGTGGCCTCGACTACTATAACCGTACCGTATTCGAGTGGGTGACGCCGAAACTCGGCGCCCAGGGAACGATCTGTGCCGGAGGGCGTTACGACGGGCTTTTCGCCCAGCTGGGGGGGAAACCGGCTCCCGCAGCCGGGTTTGCGCTCGGAGTCGAGCGGGTGCTGGCGCTCTGGGAGGCGTGTGGGGGGGAGCCGCCGCAACCGGAACTCGACGTCTATCTCGTCCATCAGGGCGAAGGAAGCGCGCCCGCGGCGTTTCGACTCGCCGAAGCGTTGCGCTCGAGCGGCTTTTCGGTGATCGTCCATGCTGGCGGAGGCAGTTTCAAGAGCCAGATGAAGCGTGCCGACGCCAGCGGCGCCGAGGTGGCGGTGATCCTGGGCGAATCGGAGCTTGCCAGTGAGACGGCCACGGTGAAACCGCTGCGGCGACCAGGCGCACAACGGCAAGTGCCGTGGACGCAGCTCGAGGAGGTCGTGGCGCACATCCAATTGGGATCGGAGGAAAGCGATGGCGCTGGTACTCTCGCATGAAGAGCTGGAGCAGCTTGACGCGCTCAAAGCATGGTGGCGGGCAAACGGCCGTTTGCTCATCGTCGCGGTGAGCGCGGCGCTCGTTTTTTCGCTCGGTTGGAACGGTTGGCAGTGGTGGCGGAGCGAACAGGTCCAAGCGGCGGCGCAGGCGTTCGAAGCGATCGATCAAGCCTTGGAAAAGCAGGCTTGGGCAGAAGCGCGCGCCGCGTGGGAGCGTCTCAAAGCTGTTCCGTGGGTTGGGAAAGCGCAGGCGGCTTATGCGGCGCTTGCGATCGCGGACCAGGCGGCAGCCAAGAATGCGGCCGCCGAGGCGATTCCCGTGGTGCGTGAGGCGGGGACGCTCGGGGTCGACGACGACGCGGTGCAACCGCTTCTGGCGTTCACGTTGGCGGAACTCCATCTGGCGCAAGGGGAATACGACGCGGCGGCGAAAGCCTTGCCGCAAGCGGTGCCGGCACCCTATCAGCCGCGATTGTGGGCACTCAAAGGCGATATCGCGCTCGCGCAAGGTGAGGCGCAACAGGCGGTTTCCCATTATGACAAAGCGCTTGCCGAGGTGCGCGGCGACCCCTCGTGGCAGATGGTGTTGCGCGCAAAGCGCGAGCAAGCGGCGATCGCGTCCGATCCCGTCAAGGAGCCTACCCAATGAAACGTTTCGCGCTTGTACGGCGTTGGCTGGTGTGCGCTGCGCTGGTGGTTGGGATTTCGGGGTGCGCCTCGCTCGACGCGATCAACCCGTTTGCCGCTTCGGGCCCAAAGCCGGCACCGTTGCCGGAGCTTCGTGACGCGCTCTCCCTCCCGGTGCGTTACACCGAACGGCTCTCCGCTGGCGAGCGCCGCTATCTCACGCCGGCGCCTGTTGCCGACGGAGTGGTCGCCGCGGGAGGTAAAGGGGAAGTGGTCTTGATCGACGCCAACGGCAAGGAGCAGTGGCGAACCGAGGTAGGCGCGCCGATCCTGGCCGGGGTGGGGAGCGATGGTCGGTTGGCAGCGGTGGTGACCGAACAGGGGGACGTGGTCGCGATCAACGTCAGTGACGGCTCCATCCGGTGGCGTCAAGCCGCTGCGCTGCCAGCGGTAACGCCGCCGCTGGTGCACGACGGGTTGGTGGTCGTTCGTGCTGCGGACCATCGGCTGATGGCGTTCGATGCGTTCGATGGCAAAACGCGCTGGCGGTACGAGCGGCCGCTGCCGCCGCTTTCGTTGCGGCAGAGTGCACCGCTCGTTGCCGCCGGTGGCGCGATTTTCGTCGGCTATCCCGGCGGAATCGTCGCGGCGCTCGATCCCAACCGGGGGCAGCCCTTCTTCGAGTTGACGGTCGCGCCACCCAAAGGGACGACCGAAATCGAACGGTTGACCGATATCGTGGGGCCCGTGGTGCTGGACAACCAAGAACTCTGCGCGGCAGCCTACCAAAGCCGTATCGCCTGTTTCGACCTGAACACCGGGCGGGAAGTGGTGACGAGTGCGATCGCGACGCGAGTCGGGATCGATCGCGATTTGCGTTCCGTGATCACCGTCGACGAAGTCGACCGGATCGTCGCGATCGACCTGTTCAACGGACAACCGCGCTGGCAAAACGATTCGCTCGTCTACCGACAGCTGACGCGTCCGGTGGTCTTTGGCGACGTTGCGCTGGTCGGGGACGCGCAAGGGTATCTCCACGCCGTCGATCTCAGTGACGGCCAGGTCCGCGCTCGCACCCGCATCGGCAGTGGCGCGATCGTCGTGGCCCCGCAGCGCCTTGCCGATGGTGCGGTTGTGGTCCAGAATCAAGACGGCACGGTAGCGGTGGTGGAGCGCGCACGGTGAGCGAGCGGCTGCCGACACTCGTTTTGGTCGGTCGTCCCAATGTGGGCAAATCGACCCTCTTCAACCGATTGACGCGGTCGCGTGACGCACTGGTTGCGAACGTTCCCGGTTTGACGCGCGACCGTCGCTATGGCCGCGGCAAAGTGGGGGGGCGCCCCTATCTGGTCGTCGATACGGCGGGATTCGATCCAACGGCGAAAGAGGGGCTGACCGCCGAAATGGTCCGGCAAGCGGAGCTTGCGATCCGCGAAGCCGATCTCGTGCTCTTCGTCGTCGACGGTCGCGCGGGCTTGACGCCACACGACGAAGCGATCGCGGACTATCTGCGCGCGCTGGGGGTAGCAGTACGCGTGCTGGTGAACAAAACCGAAGGGTTGGACCGCGCGATCGCGCGCGCCGATTTCTATGCGCTGGGGTTTGGCGAACCGTTGTCGATTTCGGCGTCGCACGGTGACGGCGTGCGTGAGATGATTCACGAGGTGTTGGCACCCTTCCCAAAGCCGAAGCCGAATAAAGACCCGCTGGCCGAAAGGGAAACTGAGGAGACGGAACGCGAAGGGATTCGCGTTGCGGTGCTCGGACGTCCGAACGTCGGTAAATCGACGCTCATCAATGCGCTGATCGGGGAAGAACGCCTGATCGCGTACGACATGCCGGGAACCACCCGCGACGCGATCGACGTGCCGTTCGAACACAACGGTCGCCCCTACACGTTGGTCGACACCGCGGGCGTGCGCAAAAAGGGGCGGGTGACCGACACCATCGAGAAGTTTTCGGTGATCAAGGCGTTGCAAGCGGTAGAAAACGCCAACGTCGCGATCCTGACGCTGGATGCGACGCAAGAGGTGGGGGAGCAGGATGCCCATTTGGGCGGTTTCATTTTGGAGACTGGGCGGGCGCTGGTGATCGCCGTGAACAAGTGGGATGCTGCCGACGCCTACCAGCGGCAGCGGATCAAGACGCAGCTTGCGCACAAACTCGCGTTCCTCTCGTTCGCGCCAGTGGTCTTTTTGTCGGCGAAAACTGGAAAAGGGCTCGACGCGCTGATGCGCGCAGTCGACCAGGCATACGCTGCAGCGATGAAAAAACTGCCGACGCCACAACTGACGCGGGTGTTGCAAGAACTGGTGAAGCGTCAGGCACCGCCGCGCCACGGTCTCTTTCGCCCCAAACCGCGCTATGCCCACCAGGGCGGGAGCAATCCGCCGATCATCGTGATCCACGGCAATGCCCTCGAACACCTGCCGAAGTCGTACCTCCGCTACCTGGAGCATGGGTTCACCGAAGCGTTCGGGTTGAAGGGTACGCCGTTGCGGCTCGAACTGCGCACGAGTCACAACCCATACGCCGAAAAGGGATAGTCGCGCCAAGGTGCACCACCCGTTGCGCAACTCGCGTACAATATCAGGTTCCGATCACACACCATCAGAGTCGAGAACGATGAGCAACAAAGCCCTCCAACTGCAAGACCCTTTCCTCAACCTGCTGCGCCGTGAGCGCGTGCCGGTTTCCATTTACCTCGTCAACGGGATCAAATTGCAAGGTCAGATCGAGTCGTTCGATCAGTACGTGGTGCTCCTCAAGAACACCGTGACCCAAATGGTCTATAAACACGCGATCTCCACGGTCGTGCCGTCGCGCCCGGTGACCTTGCGCGAAGTTCACGGGGAAAGCGAAGAAGCCTGATGTTCGAACGCCCGCGTTTCGGCGAGCGGGCCTGGCTCGTCCAAATCGATTTCGGCGAAGGGCGCGTTGCCGAGCGGCTGGAAGAGTTGCGCCAGCTCGTCGTGAGTGCCGGCGCGGAAATCGTCGGCGCACTGACCGTGCGTCGCGCCAAACCCGATCCCGCCACCTTCCTCGGTTCGGGTAAAGTCACCGAGTTGGCTGCGCTGGTGCGCGAACACGGGGCCGATCTCGTCGTCTTCAACCATGCGCTCTCACCGGCGCAACAGCGCAATCTCGAGCAAGCGCTCGCGTGCCGGGTGGTCGATCGCAATACCTTGATCCTGGACATTTTCGCGTTGCGCGCCAAAAGCGCCGAAGGGAAGCTGCAAGTCGAACTCGCACAGCTCGAATACCTGAGCACCCGGTTGGTCCGCGGTTGGACCCACTTGGAGCGGCAACGTGGGGGGATCGGCTTGCGCGGCCCTGGCGAGACGGAGCTCGAGACCGACCGGCGGTTGATCGGCGCGCGGGTGAATCGGCTCAAAGCGCGATTGCAACGGCTGGAAAAACAGCGGGCGACCCGCCGCCGCGGCCGGCAGCGATACGGCGTGCCACAGGTGTCGCTCGTCGGCTACACCAACGCGGGCAAATCGACCCTCTTCAACGCGCTCACCAAAGCGCAAACGTACGCGGCAGACCAACTTTTTGCCACACTCGACACCACCTCGCGGCGGATCTGGCTGCCGCAAACGGGTAACGTGGTGCTCTCCGATACCGTGGGCTTCATCCGCGATCTGCCGCACGACCTCGTTGCCGCGTTTCATGCGACGCTCGAAGAGGTGAAAGAGGCCGATCTGCTGCTGGTGGTGAGCGATCTCGCCAGCCCCGACAACGACGCGCAGCGCGAGGCGGTGACCGAAACGCTGCGGCAGATCGGTGCCGAGTCGGTTCCCGTCTTGGAAGTGGGGAACAAAATCGATCTCCTCGATCAAAGCCCAGAGGTGGTCCGTGACGGCTGTGGTACGATTCGGCGCGTCACCGTGAGTGCGGCAACCGGCGCTGGGCTCGAGCTGCTGCGCGCCGCGATCGACGAGCGGTTGCATACGGCTACCAACGCTTCGTCCGGCGAAAAGAACACCGAGACGAACAGCGCATCAACACAGGATCACACCGAACCATTCTGGGAACCGCTTGAGAGGGAAGTATCACCATGTCCTTGAACGATCCGCGTTGGGGCGATGACGATCCGCGGCAACGCCCCGAAGACGCATCGCACGGGCCGCAACAGCGGCCGTCTGGGCAACGGCCCGATGATGGACCGCCTGACCTCGACGAAGTGTGGCGCGAGTTCAACGAACGGCTGAACGCGTTGTTCGGAGGCAAAGGGGGTGGTCGTCGTCCGCGCGGTCCCCTAGCTGGCGGTAGTGGCGGCGATCCGCGCCGCGTCTCCCTGTTCATCGGGTTGCTGGCGGTCGCAGCGCTTGCCCTGTGGCTCGCTTCCGGTTTTTACAAAGTGGAAGCGAACGAGCGCGCCGTAGTATTGCGCTTCGGAAAATATGTCGAAACCACCGAGCCTGGGTTGCGCTGGCGGTTGCCGTGGCCGATCGAATCGCACCAACTGGTCGATTTCACCGGAGTGCGCACCGTCGAAGTCGGTTATCGGGGAAGTGAACGCAACAAAAATCTGCGCGAAGCGTTGATGCTCACCGACGACGAAAATATCGTCACGATCTTCTTTGCGGTGCAGTACCGCTTGAAATCGCCTGAAGACTACCTCTTCCGCGACCGGGCGCCGGACGAGACCGTGAAACAGGTTGCTGAAAGCGCGATGCGCGAGATCGTCGGGAAGAGCAAGATGGACTTCGTCCTCTACGAAGGGCGGGAAGAGATCGCGGTGCGCACCCAAGCGTTGATGCAACAGATGCTCGACCGCTATCAAACCGGAATTCAAATCGTGCGGGTGACGTTGCAAAACGCACAACCGCCCGAGCAGGTGCAAGCCGCGTTCGACGACGCGGTGAAGGCGGGGCAAGACCGTGAACGGTTGCGCAACGAAGGCGAAGCGTACGCCAACGCCGTGATTCCGCGCGCCCGCGGGACGGCGTCGCGGATGATCGAAGAGGCGCAGGCCTATAAATCGCGCGTGATCGCGCAAGCCGAAGGGGACACGCAGCGCTTCTTGAGCCTCTATGAGCAGTACCGGCAGGCACCGGCGCTCACCCGCGAGCGGCTCTACCTCGAGACGATGCAACAGGTCTTTACCCACACGAGCAAAGTGCTGGTCGACGTCGAATCGTCCAACAACCTGTTGATGTTGCCGCTTGCGGAGATCCTGGGGCAGCAGCGCGGTGCGGGCAGAGCCGCACCCGCCAGCGACGCCAGTCAATCTCCTGAGGATCTGTTGCGTGACGCCGTCTCAGGTGCGGTTTCGCCCCAAAGCAGCGGCGTCGCGTCCCCCTCGACGGGTTTGCTCGACCGCGCCCGAGACGCGGTCCGAACCTTGACGCGTGACCGGGAGAGCCGCCCATGAACCCAAGAGCCACGCTTTTGATTGGAGTGACGCTGATCGTTGCGGTATTGGCGTCGATGAGCCTCTTCGTGGTCGACGAGCGCCGTTATGCGATCGTGACGCAATTCGGTGAAGTGCGGCAGGTGATCGATCAACCCGGGCTCCATTTCAAGATGCCGCTGATCCAAAATGTCCGTTTTTTCGACAAGCGGCTTTTGACGATCGATACGCCCGATCCGGAGCGCTTTATCACCTCGGAGAAGAAAAACGTGTTGGTCGACCATTTCGTCAAATGGCGGATCGTCGATCCGAAGCAGTATTTCATTTCGCTGGCGGGTGATGAGCTACGAGCGCGCACCCGCATCATGCAAACGGTAAACGCCACGTTGCGTGAAGAGTTCGGTCTGCGCACTGTTCATGACGTCGTCTCTGGAGAACGGGACCGAGTGATGGAGGAGGTGCGGCAAAAAACCGACAAGGATGCGCGCACCTTTGGGGTTGCAATCGTCGATGTCCGGCTCAAACGCGTCGACTTGCCGGTAGAGGTTTCCGAATCGGTCTATCGCCGCATGGAGGCCGAACGCAAACGGGTGGCGAACAACCTGCGCTCCGAAGGGGCGGCGGATGCCGAACGGATCCGCGCCGAAGCCGACCGCGAACGTGAGGTGATCATCGCAAAGGCGTACCGCGAAGCACAGAAGATTCGTGGTGAGGGGGACGCCGAAGCGGCAAGGATTTTCAACGAGGCGTTTGGACGCGACCCTGAATTCTTCCGCTTCTACAGAAGCCTCGAAGCGTACCGCGCGAGCTTTGCCCGCCGCGACGACGTGCTCGTGCTCGATGCCACGAGCGAATTCTTCCGCCATTTCCGCGGCGACACCGCAGCGACCGAGGGGGCGCGATGACGCTGTGGACGGTGCCCGACCATTTCCGCGACGAACTACCGCCTGCGGCGGAGCGGCTCGAGTCGTTGCGGCGGCAATGGCTCGACCGACTGCGGGTGCACGGTTATCAGTTGGTGGCACCGCCCCTTATCGAGTATCTGGATGCGCTCACTGTCGGTTCCGGGCGGGACCTTGCCGAACGGACCTTTCAGGTGGTCGATCCGCTCACTGGCAAGCCGGTCGCGGTGCGTCCCGATATGACCCCGCAGATTGCGCGAATCGACGCCCATCTGTTGAACCGCAGCGGGGTGACCCGTTTGTGCTATGCCGGTCCGGTCGCCCACGCGCGCCCAGCCAATCTCCTTGCATTGCGTGAACCGTGGCAGTTGGGTGCGGAGCTCTACGGGCACGCGGGCGTCGAAGCCGACTGCGAAGTGGCGTGTTTGCTGCTTCGTCTCCTAGCGGAAGCCGGACTGCGGCACGTTCGTCTGGAGTGTGCGCACATGGCGATCTTCCGTGCGCTCACGCGGGGTTGGAGCGAAGCCGACGCGGAGACGCTCTTCACCCTGTTGCGCGCGAAAGATCGCGCCGATCTGCAACGTTTCCTCGCGGGACAGGAACTGCCTGCCGAGGTACGGGCAGCACTGCTCTGGCTGCCACACGCCTACGGTGGCGAGGAGGTCTTAGCCGAGGCGCGCCGCCGCTTGCCCGATTGGCCCGAGATCGCCGCAGCGCGCACGCAACTCACCGCGCTCGCTAAGGCGCTTGCAGCGGAAGGAGCTGCGGTGGGGTTCGATCTGGCCGATTTGCGCGGCTACTACTACCACACGGGCGTGATGTTCGCTGCATTCGCACCGGGAAGCGCCGCTGCGGTGGCGTTGGGTGGGCGCTACGACGGCATGGGCGCTGCGTTCGGACGGGCGCGGCCTGCTACCGGCTTTTCGATCGACTTGCGTGCGGTGGTGACGCTCTTACCGCTTTCTCCGCTCCCCGGCGCGATCCTTGCACCCGCGTTGGGTGCGGACGCCCCGGCAAAGCAGCGCACCGCGCTTGTGGAGCGGGTCGCTGCGCTGCGCGCAGCGGGAGAGGTGGTGGTCGACGAATTGCCTGGACACCCCCGCGAAAGTTGGTTTGAGGCGGGGTGCACGCGCCAGCTGGTTTGGGAAAGAGGCGCCTGGCACGTGGTGCCTTTTGCGGAATGAATCGAGTCGAGGAGTAGGGAGCGGTAGCGATGGCCAAAAACGTGGTCGTGGTGGGAACGCAGTGGGGCGATGAAGGGAAAGGGAAAATCGTCGACTGGCTCACCGATTCCGCACACGGGGTCGTTCGGTTCCAAGGCGGTCACAACGCCGGACATACGTTGGTGATCGGCGACCAGACCTTCAAGCTCAATCTGGTTCCTTCCGGGATCGTTCGTCCCAACGTGGCCTGTTTCATCGGCAACGGCGTGGTGCTGGACATCCACCACCTCTGCGAAGAGATTGCGACGCTCGAAGCGGGGGGGATCGAGGTGCGTTCCCGCCTCAAGGTGAGCCCCGGCTGTCCGCTGATCCTGCCTTATCACGTGGCGCTCGACCGCGCACGGGAAGCGGCGCGCACCGGTAACAGTAAGATCGGCACCACTGGGAAAGGGATCGGCCCGGCTTATGAGGACAAGGTGGCGCGGCGCGCGGTGCGTGTCTATGACCTCTTCGACCCGGTGCGGCTGCGCGATCGAATCGAAGCCAACCTGGCGTTGGTGAACCATCTGCTCACCACGGTGCTCGACGCCGAACCGGTGACGCTCGAATCGTTCTGGGAGCAACTCCTTGCCGACGCCGAAACGGTCAAGCCGTTGGTCGCCGACGTCTCTGCGGAACTCTACCGCATCAACAAAGCGGGCGGAAACCTGCTCTTCGAAGGGGCGCAAGGCACGCTCCTCGATATCGACCACGGAACCTATCCGTTCGTGACGTCGAGCAACTGTGTCGCGGGTGCCGCAGCAGCGGGCGCCGGGGTCGGTCCGGGGCGGTTGCACTATGTGCTCGGAATCACCAAAGCCTACTGTACGCGTGTCGGGGGTGGCCCATTCCCGACCGAGCTCGACATCGAAACCGAAGGGACGCCGGGTTGGCAGATGTCGACCAAAGGGCGTGAATTCGGCACCGTCACCGGGCGTAAACGGCGCTGCGGTTGGCTCGACCTCGCGGCGCTCAAGCGTTCGCTCATCATCAACGGGGTCACGGGACTCTGCATCACGAAACTCGACGTGCTCGACGGGCTCAAGGAGCTCAAACTCTGTGTCGGGTACGAAATCGACGGCAAGCGCGTCGATCTGCTGCCGATGGGGGCCGACGAAGTGGCCCGGTGCCGACCCATTTACGAGTCCTGGTCGGGGTGGCAGGCGAGCACCTACGGCGCGAAGCGGTGGGAGGAGCTGCCCGCAGCGGCGCGCGCCTATCTGCACCGCATCGAAGAGTTCTGTGAGGTGCCGATCGACGTGATCTCCACCGGCCCCGAACGGAGCGAGACGATCCTGCGTCAGCACCCGTTCGGCGCCTAGGTAAGCGGGGAGCGCTTACCTCACGGGTGCGCAAGCGCGCGGCCGCCGATCGTAGCAAAAGAGCGGGAAAGCGGCTTTGACCCAGGTCAACGTTGGTGCGCCTGGGCCATCGCTGCGATCTGCGCTTCACGCACCGTGTTCCAATAGCGTTGCGCCAAACGTTGCCAGGTGGTGCGGTCGTTTGCAGCGAGCAAACGGTCGATCGTCTGCTCGGTGGTTTCACCCGGTTGCGCTTCAGGAGCGAAGAATGCGGCGACTGGTGAGAGGTCCACTCCGTTTTCGCGCTGCCAGCGCCAGTAGTGGGCGAAGAGTTCGATCAAGCGGGGGGTCTCCCAAAAACGACTCGCTGCTTCTTCGGCAGCGAAGAGCTCTTGGGCGAGGCGCTTCACCCGTTCGTTGTAGTCGGCGGGAAGCCCGCGGTGGTTCGCCAAGAGTTGTTCGGCCATCGGTTCGCCCCAGGCGCGATGGAAGCGGCACATCCCGGCGTTGTCGGAGATGAGCTCGCCGATCATCCGTGCGACGTTCCATTGCCCGAGCGCTTCCGGCGAAAGGAGATCGTAGCCGTAGAAGACGTAGTATTTGCCCATGATCGGCATCGGGCTGAACATCCCTGGAACGAAATATTGGTTGGGGACGAGCGCGCCGCGTTCGCCGTGCGCGAGGTAAACCGCGCGGTCGCCCGGCCGCGTGTGCGGGTAGCGGGCGTTGAGGGTCTTCGCTGCAACGCGGATCCCTTCGCGCAGCGGGGCGGCGCGCTCATCCCAGAGGATCGCGTCGATCGTGCGCAGGGCGTAGTCGGCGTTCGCGGCGCTGTCGGCGACGAGGTCGAACTGCGCCGGGTCGGCGGTGAAGCCGCGAAAGCGCAGTTGGTGTGCTGGGGGGAGCCCGAGTTCAGTGGGGTCGAAATCACCCGCGGTGATCGCTTCGAAGAGCCAACCCAGGGTGCCGCCGAGCTGGATCGCGTCGAATCCCATTGCGTCGGCGACGTCATTGACCCGTTCAGCGGCGCGCTGGTCGAAGATCCCGATCTGCGGGCCCAGCGTATGGTACGGCTCGTAATCCTTTTTGTGCGGTCCGTTCATCTTTTTGCATGCGACCGAGCAGGGTTCGCCGCAGTGTTCGAACTGCTTGTTCGCGATGGTCTCTTCTTGGAACTGTTTCCAGTAGTGGCCGCGGACGAACCGTTCCATCTGCGCGAGACGCTCTGGTTTGGGGGCGAAAACGCTCTGGTAGTGGAACGAGAGGATCTTGTCGCCCATCGCGGCGTAGTTCGAACCGAAGGTGCCGCCGGTACCCGTCTTGGGGTCGAACGAGTATTTTACGGTGGTGCGCTGCTCGACTTTGACGTAGCGATCGCCAAATCGTGCTTCGAAATCGGGGTCGTATGCTTTCGTCGACTCTTTCGCAGGCTCCCATGCGCCGCCCACGAGAAGCGCCGCGATGTTGAAATCGCGGAACAGCGTCGACCCCATCCCGCCGCGGCCACAGAATTCGGTGACCCAGGTGATCGCCCCTTTTTCGACCGGGTTCGAGACGATCGTTCCCTCCCACGTGACTGCCGCAGCCGGACCGACCGCGAGCGCTCGCACCTGTTTCGGCGGAAATGCCACGCCGAAGCGGTCGAGCATCGCTTGCTGAACGGCGAGTGCGCCAGTGAGCTGGGCGCCGTCGCTGGCGCGCCGATACCCGTCGCGCCAAAGTGACTCGAGATCGGGGATCGGCTCCAGAGTGACGGTGGCTGCGTTGCCGTCGTGACGCAAGATCAGCACCGACGGTTGCGCCGCGCGTCCGACGAGCGTCACCCAGGGGATGCCGAAATGTTTGAAGGTGTACGCGACGCCGCCCGCGGAGGAGAGATAAAAGCTTTCCCATTGGTGGCTGTAGCCGCAGACGAAGAGACGGCGTGCGCCCGCAAGGGGCGAATCGGCAAGCCGCCCGATGCCGAACGTAAAGGCGTTGCGCCCATGCTGTTGGTAGGCGCGCCAACCGTATTCGATCGGTCCGGTGATCGCGTCCGAATGGTGTTCGGTCCGGGTGACGCTGCCGTCGTCGAGCGCGACGGTGAGGCTGTGCGCAGGAAGCCAGGATGACGGTTGGTGCAATTGCAGGGGTTGGGGTGCGTTCATGGTTTTTCCTCGTACGGTTTTTTATTGTCCATAA
This region includes:
- the hflK gene encoding FtsH protease activity modulator HflK, with product MSLNDPRWGDDDPRQRPEDASHGPQQRPSGQRPDDGPPDLDEVWREFNERLNALFGGKGGGRRPRGPLAGGSGGDPRRVSLFIGLLAVAALALWLASGFYKVEANERAVVLRFGKYVETTEPGLRWRLPWPIESHQLVDFTGVRTVEVGYRGSERNKNLREALMLTDDENIVTIFFAVQYRLKSPEDYLFRDRAPDETVKQVAESAMREIVGKSKMDFVLYEGREEIAVRTQALMQQMLDRYQTGIQIVRVTLQNAQPPEQVQAAFDDAVKAGQDRERLRNEGEAYANAVIPRARGTASRMIEEAQAYKSRVIAQAEGDTQRFLSLYEQYRQAPALTRERLYLETMQQVFTHTSKVLVDVESSNNLLMLPLAEILGQQRGAGRAAPASDASQSPEDLLRDAVSGAVSPQSSGVASPSTGLLDRARDAVRTLTRDRESRP
- the hflC gene encoding protease modulator HflC; its protein translation is MNPRATLLIGVTLIVAVLASMSLFVVDERRYAIVTQFGEVRQVIDQPGLHFKMPLIQNVRFFDKRLLTIDTPDPERFITSEKKNVLVDHFVKWRIVDPKQYFISLAGDELRARTRIMQTVNATLREEFGLRTVHDVVSGERDRVMEEVRQKTDKDARTFGVAIVDVRLKRVDLPVEVSESVYRRMEAERKRVANNLRSEGAADAERIRAEADREREVIIAKAYREAQKIRGEGDAEAARIFNEAFGRDPEFFRFYRSLEAYRASFARRDDVLVLDATSEFFRHFRGDTAATEGAR
- a CDS encoding ATP phosphoribosyltransferase regulatory subunit, with translation MTLWTVPDHFRDELPPAAERLESLRRQWLDRLRVHGYQLVAPPLIEYLDALTVGSGRDLAERTFQVVDPLTGKPVAVRPDMTPQIARIDAHLLNRSGVTRLCYAGPVAHARPANLLALREPWQLGAELYGHAGVEADCEVACLLLRLLAEAGLRHVRLECAHMAIFRALTRGWSEADAETLFTLLRAKDRADLQRFLAGQELPAEVRAALLWLPHAYGGEEVLAEARRRLPDWPEIAAARTQLTALAKALAAEGAAVGFDLADLRGYYYHTGVMFAAFAPGSAAAVALGGRYDGMGAAFGRARPATGFSIDLRAVVTLLPLSPLPGAILAPALGADAPAKQRTALVERVAALRAAGEVVVDELPGHPRESWFEAGCTRQLVWERGAWHVVPFAE
- a CDS encoding adenylosuccinate synthase — protein: MAKNVVVVGTQWGDEGKGKIVDWLTDSAHGVVRFQGGHNAGHTLVIGDQTFKLNLVPSGIVRPNVACFIGNGVVLDIHHLCEEIATLEAGGIEVRSRLKVSPGCPLILPYHVALDRAREAARTGNSKIGTTGKGIGPAYEDKVARRAVRVYDLFDPVRLRDRIEANLALVNHLLTTVLDAEPVTLESFWEQLLADAETVKPLVADVSAELYRINKAGGNLLFEGAQGTLLDIDHGTYPFVTSSNCVAGAAAAGAGVGPGRLHYVLGITKAYCTRVGGGPFPTELDIETEGTPGWQMSTKGREFGTVTGRKRRCGWLDLAALKRSLIINGVTGLCITKLDVLDGLKELKLCVGYEIDGKRVDLLPMGADEVARCRPIYESWSGWQASTYGAKRWEELPAAARAYLHRIEEFCEVPIDVISTGPERSETILRQHPFGA
- a CDS encoding aldehyde ferredoxin oxidoreductase C-terminal domain-containing protein, with the translated sequence MNAPQPLQLHQPSSWLPAHSLTVALDDGSVTRTEHHSDAITGPIEYGWRAYQQHGRNAFTFGIGRLADSPLAGARRLFVCGYSHQWESFYLSSAGGVAYTFKHFGIPWVTLVGRAAQPSVLILRHDGNAATVTLEPIPDLESLWRDGYRRASDGAQLTGALAVQQAMLDRFGVAFPPKQVRALAVGPAAAVTWEGTIVSNPVEKGAITWVTEFCGRGGMGSTLFRDFNIAALLVGGAWEPAKESTKAYDPDFEARFGDRYVKVEQRTTVKYSFDPKTGTGGTFGSNYAAMGDKILSFHYQSVFAPKPERLAQMERFVRGHYWKQFQEETIANKQFEHCGEPCSVACKKMNGPHKKDYEPYHTLGPQIGIFDQRAAERVNDVADAMGFDAIQLGGTLGWLFEAITAGDFDPTELGLPPAHQLRFRGFTADPAQFDLVADSAANADYALRTIDAILWDERAAPLREGIRVAAKTLNARYPHTRPGDRAVYLAHGERGALVPNQYFVPGMFSPMPIMGKYYVFYGYDLLSPEALGQWNVARMIGELISDNAGMCRFHRAWGEPMAEQLLANHRGLPADYNERVKRLAQELFAAEEAASRFWETPRLIELFAHYWRWQRENGVDLSPVAAFFAPEAQPGETTEQTIDRLLAANDRTTWQRLAQRYWNTVREAQIAAMAQAHQR